The following coding sequences are from one Campylobacter showae CSUNSWCD window:
- the era gene encoding GTPase Era, with protein MKSGFVSIIGRTNAGKSSLLNFLLDAKITIVSHKQNATRRKISGIVMNGEDQIVFTDTPGLHESNKTLNKLMINEAIKSMGDCDAIVFLAPIHDSIEDYVKFLNLNPQKPHILLLTKVDEVPNAKVLEKIAQYQQFQDKFTALLPFSVKKQTYKKPLLDEICKLLPEHEYFYDPEFLTPTNEKEIFREFILEALYDNLSDEIPYSTDVLIDKVKEKPDITEIYATIITEREIHKSMIIGKNGQTIKRIGINSRKLISSFTGQKILVKLVVVVKKDWRKDEKTIKNLNIL; from the coding sequence ATGAAATCAGGCTTTGTTAGCATCATAGGCCGTACGAATGCGGGCAAAAGCTCGCTTTTAAATTTTTTGCTTGATGCAAAGATCACCATCGTCTCACACAAGCAAAACGCCACGAGGCGCAAGATCAGCGGAATCGTAATGAACGGCGAAGATCAGATCGTCTTTACCGATACGCCGGGGCTTCACGAAAGCAACAAAACGCTAAACAAACTCATGATAAACGAAGCGATAAAATCCATGGGCGACTGCGATGCTATCGTCTTTTTGGCACCCATTCACGACAGCATAGAAGACTACGTCAAATTTCTAAATTTAAATCCGCAAAAACCACATATCTTGTTGCTTACCAAGGTTGACGAAGTCCCAAACGCCAAAGTGCTTGAAAAAATCGCGCAATATCAACAATTTCAAGATAAATTTACAGCGCTTTTACCTTTTAGCGTCAAAAAGCAAACCTACAAAAAGCCGCTTTTGGATGAAATTTGCAAGCTTTTGCCAGAGCATGAGTATTTTTACGATCCGGAATTTTTAACGCCGACAAACGAAAAAGAAATTTTTCGTGAATTTATCCTTGAGGCACTATACGATAATCTAAGCGACGAGATCCCCTACTCTACCGACGTACTTATAGACAAAGTCAAAGAAAAACCAGATATAACTGAAATTTATGCCACTATAATCACCGAACGCGAGATACATAAATCTATGATTATCGGAAAAAATGGACAGACCATCAAAAGAATCGGGATAAATTCAAGAAAGTTAATATCAAGTTTTACTGGCCAAAAAATACTCGTAAAGCTCGTTGTAGTCGTAAAAAAAGACTGGCGCAAAGACGAAAAAACTATAAAAAACTTGAATATTTTATAA
- the pilO gene encoding type 4a pilus biogenesis protein PilO, with translation MKKDNTLTKIDNYFDGKKPSEVTLMLIMALVLSGVIIYYAIVEYAQDYYDSSISTNSQTTEELDKVNAYLDSVSQNNDRNNDRNFKINQKQNELTQIQNELADAKNMNQYFDNKLKELSYLIFSEQSWADFLDNLALLANKNNVKITKITNSFKEPNAQKIEQVLDINVSVDGDYRDIISYINAIEESRLVVDVNNIDINSTNGKLRGNMGIYIWGMKYQ, from the coding sequence ATGAAAAAAGATAATACACTCACTAAAATCGACAACTACTTTGACGGAAAAAAACCAAGTGAAGTTACACTAATGCTAATTATGGCACTTGTGTTATCTGGCGTTATTATATATTACGCAATTGTGGAATATGCACAAGATTATTACGATAGCTCAATATCAACCAATAGCCAAACTACAGAAGAACTAGACAAGGTAAATGCATATTTAGATAGTGTTAGTCAAAACAATGATAGAAATAATGACAGGAATTTTAAAATAAATCAAAAACAAAATGAGTTGACACAGATACAAAACGAGCTTGCTGATGCTAAAAATATGAATCAATATTTTGATAACAAATTAAAAGAACTATCATATTTGATCTTTAGCGAACAGAGTTGGGCTGACTTTTTGGACAATTTAGCACTTTTAGCAAATAAAAATAATGTAAAAATAACAAAAATAACAAATAGCTTTAAAGAGCCAAATGCGCAAAAAATAGAGCAAGTCCTCGACATAAACGTATCTGTTGACGGTGACTATAGGGATATTATAAGCTATATAAATGCTATTGAAGAGTCAAGACTAGTAGTAGATGTCAACAATATAGACATAAATTCTACAAATGGCAAACTAAGAGGAAATATGGGAATTTATATATGGGGGATGAAATACCAATGA
- the mshL gene encoding pilus (MSHA type) biogenesis protein MshL produces MSLLKLNKFFTISITTALSLTTADASSCEKRVFNLKINEQVSVQEILTQLSDMCHFSVVTKDQFAKDAISEPLFGINIKDKTLNEIFSLLLSEKDMSYTFYQDILKISSLQTKTFKIDYITSVREGTAITKASVDSAPIEVGDEKQDDGEKDITKGGGKLDNVIRTVEKFDFWEKLDTEIKAILNNTTESIVAPDPIINANAGLVTVTGTAAQLRRVSDYIKDIQERLKKQVVIDVSIISVELANSYTKGVDWSKFNIGFKTGLYNRTVVTGVTETVGQDAAGNPTTTLSRTYGMIPANDLFWSNRGNGLGGGFSQSMNLIAGFNFNLDGVLNFLETNGRTKVVSSPKITTLNNQQALISVGDNVNYRVQEESQNNNALNGKTTITYKQYSVFIGILLNILPEVSDDNKIMLRINPSLSSFKYNEDDVRQSTTIREIAPDTIQKKLSTVVQVNSGDTIVLGGLIAQSKGKENTKVPFLGDIPVLGHAFKSTKDNLRTTELVFIITPRIVDTSNTAPINQSLKDLGFSRSIYEQ; encoded by the coding sequence ATGTCGTTATTAAAATTAAATAAATTTTTTACAATATCAATTACAACTGCACTATCATTAACTACAGCAGATGCTAGTAGTTGCGAAAAGAGGGTTTTTAATCTAAAAATCAATGAGCAAGTTTCAGTTCAAGAAATTTTAACGCAGCTATCTGATATGTGCCATTTTAGTGTAGTAACAAAAGATCAATTTGCTAAAGATGCTATAAGTGAACCACTTTTTGGAATCAATATAAAAGATAAAACGTTAAATGAAATTTTTAGTCTTTTATTATCCGAAAAAGACATGAGCTATACTTTTTATCAAGATATCTTAAAAATTTCATCCCTTCAGACCAAAACTTTTAAGATTGACTATATAACATCTGTAAGAGAGGGAACCGCTATCACAAAGGCTTCAGTTGATTCAGCCCCTATTGAAGTTGGCGATGAAAAACAAGATGATGGCGAAAAAGACATTACTAAAGGTGGCGGCAAACTCGACAACGTTATAAGAACTGTCGAAAAATTTGATTTTTGGGAAAAACTGGACACTGAAATTAAGGCAATACTAAATAATACAACAGAAAGTATTGTTGCGCCAGATCCTATCATCAATGCCAATGCAGGATTAGTTACCGTAACCGGCACCGCAGCTCAGCTAAGAAGAGTTTCGGATTATATTAAAGATATCCAAGAAAGACTCAAAAAACAAGTTGTTATAGATGTATCTATAATATCAGTAGAGCTTGCTAATAGCTACACAAAAGGTGTTGACTGGAGTAAATTTAATATAGGTTTTAAAACCGGATTATACAATCGTACAGTTGTAACTGGTGTAACTGAAACAGTAGGACAAGACGCCGCTGGTAATCCTACGACCACTTTAAGTAGAACATATGGAATGATTCCGGCAAATGACCTATTTTGGTCAAATAGAGGAAACGGTCTTGGCGGTGGTTTTTCTCAAAGCATGAATTTGATTGCAGGTTTTAATTTTAATTTAGACGGCGTTTTAAATTTCCTCGAGACAAATGGAAGAACAAAAGTTGTTTCAAGTCCGAAAATTACGACTTTAAATAACCAACAAGCCCTAATTTCCGTGGGAGATAATGTAAACTATAGAGTTCAGGAAGAAAGCCAAAACAATAACGCTTTAAATGGTAAAACCACTATAACCTATAAGCAGTATTCTGTTTTTATAGGAATTTTGCTTAACATTTTACCAGAGGTTTCAGACGACAATAAGATTATGCTACGCATAAATCCATCCCTTAGTAGCTTCAAATACAACGAAGATGACGTTAGACAAAGTACAACCATAAGAGAAATCGCACCAGATACTATACAAAAAAAGCTTTCTACTGTTGTGCAGGTAAATAGCGGTGATACGATCGTTTTGGGTGGGCTTATAGCTCAATCTAAAGGTAAAGAAAACACAAAAGTACCATTTTTGGGAGATATTCCCGTGCTTGGACACGCATTTAAAAGCACAAAAGATAACCTTAGAACAACAGAGCTTGTATTTATAATAACCCCAAGAATAGTCGATACATCAAATACCGCCCCAATCAATCAATCTCTTAAAGATCTAGGTTTTTCGAGGTCAATATATGAGCAATAA
- a CDS encoding ATP-binding protein, with amino-acid sequence MSNKYTTLKNIFIDVAQENDYINLDKSIIAYKKILDLLQKPAKLILFYGKPGCGKTFLLKKIVRDLKDRDDIVFFPYPFFNESEFVKSLYEGIFKKESQEKIESYEQFIKIYKAKIEDNQEKKPIIVILDESQLYPEILLEKIRIMSDSGLFKFVFATHETIDKDVLSRDYFKSRVWESIEMGSIDTEEMKVYLENKLQNSQFFYIFLKFTEEQFRLLNELSQGNLRMLNKLMFNIFELYEYFDANQPTIIGGDKMVTKILEMAAIKSELIDA; translated from the coding sequence ATGAGCAATAAGTACACTACTCTAAAAAATATATTTATTGATGTAGCACAAGAAAATGATTATATAAATTTAGATAAATCTATTATTGCTTATAAAAAGATTTTGGATTTATTGCAAAAGCCGGCAAAGTTAATTTTATTTTACGGCAAACCTGGATGCGGAAAAACATTTTTATTAAAGAAAATCGTAAGGGATCTAAAGGATCGTGACGATATTGTTTTTTTCCCATATCCATTTTTTAATGAATCTGAATTTGTCAAATCATTATATGAAGGAATTTTTAAGAAAGAATCTCAGGAAAAAATAGAAAGCTATGAACAGTTTATAAAAATCTATAAAGCCAAAATAGAGGATAATCAAGAAAAAAAGCCAATAATAGTTATTCTTGACGAGTCACAGCTTTATCCTGAGATTTTACTAGAAAAAATTCGTATAATGTCAGATAGCGGTCTATTTAAATTTGTTTTTGCCACGCACGAAACGATTGATAAAGATGTACTATCGAGAGATTACTTTAAGTCAAGGGTTTGGGAAAGTATAGAGATGGGCTCTATCGATACAGAGGAGATGAAAGTTTATTTGGAAAATAAGTTACAAAATAGTCAGTTTTTTTATATTTTTTTAAAATTTACCGAAGAACAATTTCGTCTTCTAAATGAATTAAGCCAGGGAAATTTAAGAATGCTAAATAAATTAATGTTTAATATTTTTGAACTTTACGAATATTTTGATGCAAATCAACCAACTATAATAGGCGGTGACAAAATGGTAACAAAAATTTTAGAGATGGCAGCCATCAAATCGGAGCTTATAGATGCTTGA
- a CDS encoding transformation system protein: protein MLETYEILELERRWRAYDKKRKEFKFSDKKNYIYAISAVLAISVSVSSLTFYLLKDSLINNTNSATISNDVKGNSKEAIKHSEVVEPEQKIDPSNNTLLNSDNFGGTENISNTQNNSIANEDTSDNVNTEIQQHGWVNLNNAPQYMQPVENTNKSIGGKQVAVRPPAEEMINFDSEKPIIAKNMNGAQNTNNRFQIQSSGSEVSVEELTAKFEKSNSSDIAVLIARRYYDIKDYKNSEKWALIANELDSNNEESWIIFAKSKYNLKQKDDAISVLKIYNDKANSANIEDLMRQIEDDTAL, encoded by the coding sequence ATGCTTGAAACATATGAGATATTGGAGCTAGAAAGGCGATGGAGAGCCTACGACAAAAAGAGAAAAGAGTTTAAGTTTTCAGACAAAAAGAACTATATATACGCCATTTCAGCTGTTTTGGCTATATCTGTCTCTGTATCGTCGCTTACTTTTTATTTATTAAAAGATTCGCTAATAAATAACACTAATAGCGCAACAATTAGTAATGACGTCAAAGGCAACAGCAAAGAAGCAATAAAGCACTCTGAAGTTGTTGAACCGGAGCAAAAAATAGATCCAAGCAATAACACCCTGCTCAATTCTGATAATTTTGGCGGAACAGAAAATATATCAAATACACAGAATAACAGCATTGCGAACGAGGATACTTCAGATAATGTGAACACTGAAATTCAGCAACATGGCTGGGTTAATTTAAACAACGCGCCGCAATACATGCAACCAGTAGAAAATACAAATAAAAGTATTGGCGGCAAACAAGTTGCAGTTAGACCTCCAGCAGAAGAAATGATAAATTTTGATTCCGAAAAGCCTATCATTGCAAAGAACATGAATGGCGCACAAAATACAAATAATAGGTTTCAGATTCAATCTTCTGGTTCAGAAGTTTCGGTAGAAGAGCTAACTGCCAAATTTGAAAAGTCCAACAGCTCTGATATTGCAGTGTTAATAGCAAGAAGATACTATGACATCAAAGATTACAAAAATAGCGAGAAATGGGCACTCATAGCCAACGAACTCGATAGCAACAATGAAGAGAGCTGGATAATATTTGCAAAGTCAAAATATAATCTAAAGCAAAAAGATGACGCAATAAGTGTTCTTAAAATATACAACGATAAAGCAAATTCAGCAAATATCGAGGATCTTATGAGGCAAATAGAGGACGATACGGCCTTATAG
- a CDS encoding GspE/PulE family protein produces MCKIYELFLATILKNNLITDSQYQNILSLLNDNTDFEFALHQEVPNFSTDYIYDILGELYRRQRITINEITENFVINLKKFLEHIATKFKLEYVDLDNIDIDYKLCEKVPLNHLKACNALPIKEDEIAVYVAFKNPFDMSAQDRLQSIFNRKLLKVVITDPSKIDKYISKIELNDSVKGIVTEIRKELSSTAVVGGNANENSSGILKLIEVILRTSIVSRASDIHIEATVTNCIVRGRIDGMLAELFIFDKDLFPPLVSRMKLLSNMDIAERRKPQDGRFSAQVAGKEYDFRISTLPILHGESIVLRILDKSKVLISLENLGMHPDTFDKFNKAMKAPYGIILVTGPTGSGKTTTLYAALNDIKSVETKIITVEDPVEYQLNMIQQVHVNEKVGLTFASALRSILRQDPDIIMIGEIRDQETLRIAIQAALTGHLVFSTLHTNDAISAVTRIADMGIEPYLISGALVAIEAQRLIRKLCPNCKQKTVLPSNLHEQFHNFLPKDYQFYKHVGCDQCSQTGYVGREMISEVLPISDKISAMIANGTTKEEIKKVAYEEHFIDMFKDGIIRAARGVTTIDEVFRVAKV; encoded by the coding sequence ATGTGTAAAATTTATGAGCTTTTTTTAGCAACCATTTTAAAAAATAATTTAATAACAGATAGTCAATATCAAAATATACTATCTTTATTAAATGATAATACAGATTTTGAATTTGCTTTACATCAAGAAGTGCCGAATTTTTCAACAGACTATATATACGATATTCTTGGTGAATTATACAGAAGACAGCGTATTACAATTAATGAAATAACTGAAAATTTTGTAATAAATTTAAAGAAATTTTTGGAACATATTGCAACAAAATTTAAGCTGGAGTATGTAGACCTAGATAATATAGATATAGACTATAAACTATGCGAAAAGGTTCCATTAAATCATTTAAAAGCATGCAATGCTTTACCGATTAAAGAAGATGAAATCGCTGTTTATGTTGCTTTTAAAAATCCTTTTGATATGTCGGCACAAGACAGATTACAGTCTATTTTTAATAGGAAGCTTTTAAAAGTAGTTATAACAGATCCATCAAAAATAGATAAATATATAAGTAAAATAGAGCTAAATGATAGCGTAAAGGGTATTGTTACTGAGATAAGAAAAGAGTTGTCTTCCACTGCTGTTGTGGGCGGAAATGCAAACGAAAATAGTTCTGGTATATTAAAGCTAATAGAAGTTATTTTGCGAACTTCGATAGTAAGTCGCGCAAGCGATATACACATAGAAGCCACGGTGACGAATTGCATTGTGCGCGGCAGAATTGATGGTATGTTGGCCGAGCTTTTTATTTTTGATAAAGACCTTTTCCCCCCTTTAGTATCGCGCATGAAGCTACTTTCAAATATGGATATAGCGGAGCGGAGAAAGCCGCAAGATGGACGCTTTTCGGCTCAAGTTGCAGGCAAAGAGTATGATTTTCGTATTTCAACGTTGCCAATACTTCACGGCGAGAGCATAGTTTTACGTATTTTAGACAAATCAAAGGTACTAATTAGTCTTGAAAATTTAGGCATGCATCCAGATACTTTTGACAAATTCAATAAAGCAATGAAGGCTCCATATGGCATTATATTGGTTACAGGCCCAACCGGTTCAGGTAAAACAACTACTCTTTATGCTGCACTAAACGATATAAAAAGCGTAGAAACAAAAATAATAACCGTCGAAGATCCAGTAGAGTATCAGTTAAACATGATACAGCAAGTCCACGTAAATGAAAAAGTTGGACTTACCTTTGCTTCGGCTCTTCGCTCTATTTTAAGACAAGATCCGGACATCATAATGATAGGAGAGATCAGAGATCAAGAAACTCTTCGCATTGCCATTCAAGCTGCACTAACTGGCCACTTAGTGTTTTCAACGCTTCACACTAATGACGCAATAAGCGCTGTCACCAGAATAGCTGATATGGGAATAGAGCCATATCTAATCAGCGGAGCATTAGTAGCAATAGAAGCTCAAAGACTCATTAGAAAACTATGTCCAAACTGCAAACAAAAAACGGTTTTACCGTCAAATTTGCATGAACAATTTCATAATTTTTTACCGAAAGATTATCAATTTTATAAACATGTTGGATGCGATCAGTGTTCTCAAACTGGTTATGTTGGTCGAGAAATGATAAGTGAAGTTTTACCTATAAGTGATAAAATTTCAGCCATGATAGCAAATGGCACCACAAAAGAGGAAATCAAAAAAGTAGCATATGAAGAGCATTTTATAGATATGTTTAAAGACGGCATTATAAGAGCTGCAAGAGGCGTTACAACGATAGATGAAGTATTTAGGGTGGCTAAGGTATGA